ACGGATGTCGTGTCTTTCGTGGGGAAGACGCTCTCGTATGGAGGGCTGGGAGGGGGGTCGCCCTTGTACGTCGCGGAGCTGTTTGTCTGGGACTGGGAGAATATGAGCGGCGGTCACGGCACCGGTTCCTTCATCCGGGGTGTTGCCGACAGCGTTGCGGCCACGCTGTCGGCCTTCTCGTCTGTGTCCTCCCTGTATGCGTTTCCCAACTATGGAGAGTCTGGCCTGGTGGGGCCGGCGGTCGGTGAGTGGAACTGGAACCGCCCGGATCTCGCTGTGATCCTCGGATCGGAGTCCCATCGGTACTCTCCCGGCAAGTTCTTCAGCAAGAAGGTCGGCGCCGGCTCTTTCGACGTTGGGATGCTCGCGAGCGGTCACCCGGCGTTCGTCCTGGGGCCGACATGCGGGACCGGCGACTGGAGCATGACCGAGGACATGGACTACGGCCCGCCGGTCTGCGAGGACTTCCTGCGCCATCCCTGGGACGGTGCGATCGCATGGGCCGGTCCGTCGGCCGCAACATGGCAACAGGGGAACGTGGAAGTTATCGTCCGGATTCTCGATGAGGTCGTTGCGAATCCCGATCGCCCGATGGCGGAGTCCTGGCTGGTGACTATGCAGCGGATCGCGTCCGAGTTCTCCGACAGCTCGCCCATCCGCGAGACGGCAGATTCGTACATGTTCTTCGGGGATCCATTGAGTAGGCTTACCTCGGGAGGAGGAACACCGACGGGGGGCTCGCTCGACCAAGGGGTGCCCGGCCGTCTTGCCCTTCTCCCTGCGTCCCCGAACCCCTCCTGGGGTGGGAGCCGGATTCACTTCTCGGTTCCCGACTGCGCGCCAGTGAACCTGGCCGTCTATGATGTTGGAGGTCGTCGCCTTCGCACGCTTGTGAGCGAGGAGCGTCCGCAGGGGCGCTACAGCGTGCAGTGGGAGGGGCTGACCGATGAGGGTCGTCGTGCGGCTGCCGGGGTGTATTTCGTTCGTCTTGACGCGGGCAGGGAGGCGATCACGCGGAAGCTTGTGCTCCTTCGGTGACCGACACAGAGCGAGTGCCCTTAGGGGCACACAGGTTCGCTCGCGAGTCGGCGACTTCCGCCCTCACCTGAGACCGAGCGGGTTCCTCTCCCGCGGCTGAACCGCAACCACGCTTGCCGGACTTGATGCATTGACAGCTTTAGAGGTACCGAAGCGCGCGGGCGTGGCTCTCCTGGCCTCGCTGATACTTCTGCACACACTCCTTCACTAGCCCCGGTTTCTCCCCGCGCTCGGTCTCGGCGAGGCGGCGTCCTGTGCTTCCCGATGATGCGGCCCGATGTCGTGTGTGTGTGAGGGGGGGGCGAAACGGTTCCGCCCCCCCGGAACCACTGGTTCCGCTCCCGGGCATGAGAGGAACCGTGGCTGCGCGGCGTCTCGCATGGAACGGGTTGCCGCACAGTAAGTTGGGCACTTGTTGCATTTGGCGGGCTTGGTTGGCACGGATTCTGCAATGGAGTGGGGCAACTCGCTGAGTTCCCCGCGTCGCGTCGGCGGCATGACGCAGGGGGCGGGGTTTTGGCGGGGAGGAGACGCATCAAACGAGAGAGAGGTGAACATGAAGAAGAACCCGCAGTTCGAGCAGTTGGAGAACCGGGAACTCTTGAAGGTCCCGTGGCGTTTTCCGTTCTTGCCGCCGTGGTGGCCGGATCCGTATCCGTGGGAACCGATCTTCTGATAACCAGAGGACAAAGAGGGCCCATGGAAGCAACGACTGTAAGGAGGAGAGAGCATGATGAGGCAGGAAGCCGTGTCGTTTGACGAGTTGAGTCATCGAGAACTGTTGAAGATCGATCCCACTTGGTGGTGGGGGCTGGTCATTGTGGTCGCCACTTACATGATTGAAAATCCGCCGAACGGAGGGTAGGGCACGATGAGGCAGGAAGCCGTGTCGTTTGACGAGTTGAGTCATCGAGAACTGTTGAAGATCGATCCCATTGATTTGTCGCTGCTCATTTTGCTCGCCATAATCACGACGGAAGGTCCGTCGTACGGAGGGTAGGGAGTCTCAGCATCCACCGGCCGTGGGGAAGGATATCCACTTTCCCCGGCCGGGCTTCCCCTGTTTCCCGGGAGGGCAGTTTCATGATCATCGTGAATCGATGGGCTCCGGCGGTTCTTGCGCCGCTCCTGTTCGGCGTGACGCGGGGGACCGTCCGGAAGCGGGTTCACACGAGCCTGTATCTTGCGATGACGAATCTGGGCCGGAAGGCGAGTGCGACAGGTGTGGACCACATGGTTGCGAGGAACTTCAGAAGCCTCTTCACCGATCGCCTGCATTCGCTGGTGCTGCTCCTCCCCCATTGGACCTTCAGGCGCATCGTGCAGCGTTCCGTGCCTCCGCAGGGGGCCCCGGCGCTGGAGGCCGCGCTGGCCAAGGGGAAAGGCGCCATTGTGTTCTCGTGCCACATGGGCCCCTATGCGCTGATTCCAGCGATCCTCTCCACGCTGTTCTACAAGGTGACCGCAGTCGACAAACTCAGCTACCTCGTCCGCCCCACGGCCCTGGCCAAGGTGGAGAAATCCAACGCGGCATATGGAGAAGACCGCCTGGAGACTCTCCCGGTGGGCGACGGGTTGCTTCTTCGCAAACTCGAGCGCCGGCTTCACGAGGGGCGCGTCGTGTTCATGATGGGGGACTACCGGGGGACACCCGCCCGCGGCGCCGAGCCCATTCGATTCCTTGGGCACCCGGTACACGCGGGGCGCGGTCTTGCGTGGTTGCACGCGAGGACAGGGGCGCCGCTGATCCCCGCCATCTTCACATTTGAGAAGGGAAAGCCCCGGCTTGAGGTTGGCGAGGAAGTGAATGTCGAGGGTCTTCGGACTCCGCGGGACATCACGCAGAGAATCTACAAGACGCTGGAACAACGAATCCTGAAGAGCCCCGAGCGCTGGGCACTGTGGATTGACTACCATCTCATGGTCTCCCACGAGACACTGAATGCCGAAAAGGAGAACAACCCCCAATGAACACGAGACGCAGAGAACTCGGACGCCAAGTGATCGGAAAGCGGGCAGGGGTCTTGGTCGCTCTCTTCGCGACGCTCCTGGCGGTTGCGCCGAGTTGGGCGGGTCCGGAGCTTCGCTATGACATCCGGGCGTCGCTCGACACCCGGGAGAAGACGATCACGGGGATGGAGCGCATTGTCTACGCGCACGACGCGGACGGTCCGCTGGACGAACTCTATCTCCACCTGTATGCGAACGCCTACCGGAGCGAAGCAACCACCGCGGGCCGGGAGGCGGAAGAACAGCATCACGACTTCACGCTGGCGCATACGCCCTTGAAAGACCGGGGGTGGGTGGAGATTCGGTCAGTGTCAGTCAACGGGCGATCCGTATCGCACGAAGTCGACGAGACGCTGATGCGTATTGGTCTTCCGGAGCCTGCGATGCCGGGAGAGGTGTTGGTGCTGGAGATTGACTTCATGACGAAGATCCCACGCGTTCCCCATCGCTTACAATACTCCGGCTCCCAGTTCACATGTGCGCAGTGGTATCCGAAGATGGCCCTTCGCGACGAAGACGGTTGGCACAAGGACAAGTACCACCTGGTCGGTGAGTTCCACGGCGAGTTCGCCACCTACGATGTCCGAATCGAACTGCCGGGCGATTACTATGTGGGAGCGACCGGGCATCTGGTGGAGGCGGTCGGTGGAGACAACGACATTCCCGAGGCCTCGGCGGCCATGCGGGGCGAAGCGGGTGCGGGGTCTTCCGGCAGCGAAACGACCCCCTCCGCCGAGCGCAAGACACTGGCCTTTCACGCGGAAAGAGTGCACGACTTCGCGTGGGTCGCGTCCCCGGACTATGTGAAGGACTCTGCGGAGTGGCGGGGCGTGACCGTGACCGCGCTGGTTCTCCGGAAGGACTACTCCGGGGAGTGGGAAAACCTCCTGGAGTACTCGCTGGACTCGATCGAGTTCTATTCCGACCGCGTCGGCATGTACCCGTACTCGCACCTTACGGTGGTGGAAGCCGCATCTCACCCGAATGGCGGTATGGAGTACCCCATGCTGAGCATGCTGGATCCGGGTCTGGGGAACTGGTTGACGAAGCACCGCCTGGAGGAGGTGGCGTCGCACGAGATCGGTCACATCTGGTGGTACGGAATCGTCGCAAACGATGAGGTTCAGGAACCGTGGCTCGACGAAGGAATCAACCAGTACTACACGCATCAGTACCTGGAGTGGAAGTACGGAGACAGGGAGTGGAAAGGGCCGGGTCTCGTGCGGACACTCCAGAGTCTGGGGGGCGATGCGTTTTCCACACGCGACGGTATGATCGCATTCCTCGGGAGGGGGGGACTGAATCAAGTCATTGACCAGCCCGCGTACCACCTGGGGGGCATGGCCGAGTACGGCACGATTGTTTACGCCAAAGGATCGCGCGTTCTGGAGATGTTGGGTGCGGTGGTGGGTGACGAAGTCCTGGATGACATCATGAGATCATTCTACGACGAGTACAGCTTCCGGCACCCGAGTATAGAGGACTTCGTTCGCGTCGCGGAGACGGTCAGCGGCGAGGAGTTGGACTGGTTCTTCGATCAATGGCTGCGTACGGGGAAGAGTTGCGACTATGCGGCAGGGGGGGTGAGTCGATCGTCCTGGAATGAGTCCACTGGCGAGTATGTGACGACGGCCGAAGTTCTCCGAGAGGGCGAGATCGTCATGCCGGTGGAGGCGGAGGCGATTCTCGCGAACGGTGAACGAGTGACCGAGACCGTTTTCGCCGAAAAGGAGAAATCGCTGGTCACCTTCCACACAGAGAGCCCCGTAGAGAAAGTCGTTGTGGATCCACGGCATCGCCTCCTGGAGTGGGACCGCATGGACAACCAGAGCGGGTTCCTTCCTCCCGTCCAGTGGTCCGGGCTCTTCCATGGCGAGCAGGAGAGGGAACCGCCCAGCGCCTACCCCGTCCGCCTGAATCCGACGCTTGCGTACAATTCGGTCGACCGATGGAGGGTGGGTGTCAGCATGGGAACTCCCAGAGTGACACTGGTTCCGCACAGATTCCTGTTGAGCGTTGATTACGGAACCGCCAGCGAGAAATGGAACTACCGGAGTCTCCTCGTCACGACGACGGGCCGAAATGGCGAACTGTCTCTTGCGGCGTCTGACGCAGCCGGGCGGAGAGGGGTGGCCTTCGAGTGGAAAACGCCGTCGGTCGTCACTCGGGTGGCGAACCGTGCCAGGACTGAAATGCCGAAGAAGACGACGCGAATATCGGCGGGCTTTCGCGATCGCTACAACGATCGCTACGAAGACCCGAAATGGTCTTCGCCGGGGAAGACCACTCTCGTCGAGTGGGTCGGAACATATGAGAACAAGGGATACCATGGCTTCACTCAGGGCCGGGTGGAAGTCGGTGCGGGAATAGACATGCTGGACCCGGATTACACATTCCGACGCGGTTGGGCGGAGGCGAGCCAGGATCTTCGTCTTGGGAGAACAGGGGCGGTGCTCTTCCGATTCCGCGGGACTGCGGGGCTGGTAACCGACGGGGCGCCGATTCAGGAGCGGATGCATGTGGCTCTCGGCGTTCCGGCGTCTACCGTGAACCCCGTCGCATTTCTTTCCAGGCACCGGGGCGGCGGGGGTGTGCGCGGATACCAGACCGAGGCGGCCTTCGGAACGAATGTCCTGGCCGCAGGCGTGCAGCTCTCGAGCAAACGCTTTTCCCTGGGTCCGGTGACGCCGATCCTGTTCTTCGACGGCGGAAGGGTTGGCGGAGATGGGGATTCGCGGCTTCTGGACCGGGTTGTCTATGACGCCGGGCCCGAGTTCTGGATTGCATCCGTTCTCAACCTCAGCTTTCCCGTGTGGCTCAGCGATCCCCCTGTCGATGAAGACGAGTTTGACTTCCGCATGGTGGTGAAAGGAAACCTGGCCTTCTGATGGGCCCGGGCCTTCACGAACCGGGCGGACCGGTTTCATCGCGGAGAGGAACACACCGCCCTTGCCGGGGAGAGCCCGCCGCGCTTCCCCCCGGAAAGGCAGGTTCCGTCGTGCTTCGGCGGAACCCCGGCTGCGAAGTGTCCATGCAGCGGAGTGGAAGTGAGTCCTTCGCGCTCGTTCGATTCGGGGACCGGTACTTGAAACTTCGCGGGGCGTTTTTCCGTTTGTTTGAAGCACTCGATGGAACGGTTTCTGTGAACACAGCGATTGCCCGCGTGTTTGCGTCGAACGATATCCCGCCAACGGAAACGATCGACGAGTTCCTGGTACTGTTGTTCAGGAACCGAATGGCTCTGCCCGTGTCCGCGATGGACACCGATGTGCTTGAGAGGATGTCGAAGGAACGGAGCCCCGCGAAGGCCTCGGTTGGAAGTGCGATCGGGCGGCGCATGGTAAGGGCGAGGGTGGCGTTCTGGCCTGCGGATCGCTTTGTGACCTTCCTGTACGGCGTGGTCGGCCGGGTTCTTTTTGCGCGGCCGTCCGTGGCGGCGATGTCTGCGTCTGCGCTGGCAGGGCTGTGGCTGCTGGGCGCGCAACTCTCGGGGGCCGATCCGGCTTCGATGTACTCGGCGGTGGTTCACGGGAATGTCGGTCCGGCGGCGGCGGCGATGTTGCTGGCCATGGGACTCCTGTCGATGTTGACTCACGAAATGGCGCATGCATTGGCGTGCAAGCACTACGGGCGCCGCGTGTCCGGGTTCGGAGTCATGTTCTACTACGGCGTTCCGGCCTGCTTTGCCGACACCACCGATGCATGGATGCTGTCGCGCGGGAAGCGCGCGGTCATCGACGGAGCGGGGATGTTCGCGAATGCCGTCATGGGGTCTGCCTTCAGCATTGCGGCGTTTCTCCTTCGCGGGGAACCGGTGTGGCAGGTTCTCGTGCTGGTCGCGGCAGTCAACTATCTGTCGCTCCTCGGGAACCTGTGGCCGCTTCTGAGATTCGACGGTTACTACATTCTCTCCGATCTGATGGACCGGCCGAAACTGAGAGAGGAAGGAATCCGGGCCGCCCTTTCGCGAGAGTCATGGGTTTGCGCCATTCGGAGGAACGCGTCCCGGGCGGAGACCGGCGTGCTCCTCTTCGGTGTGGCTTCGCTGGCTTTCACCGCCGTCGCCGTCGCCGGCCTGAATCAGTATGCCGTGACGGCGGCGCGGAGAATCATCCCGGGAGTGTACGGGGACCTCGCGGCGGCGGTGGCGGTCGTCTTGATTCTCGGTACGCTCGCGAGTTACTGGCGTCGCGAAGTGACGGGAGCACGGAACCTCCGTGTGTGAGCGCGGAGACGCCCCTCCCTATTTCACGAGGCGGCGCTTCATCAATACGAGTGCGGCAACACTCAGCACGCCCGAGACCACGATCAGATACGCGAGGCTCGCGGGCCACGCCGTCGGGAAGTCGCCGAGGCACGCGCCTCGCACGAGAACCGCCAGGTGCGTCAACGGGAGCGCCATAGCG
This genomic window from Gemmatimonadota bacterium contains:
- a CDS encoding C25 family cysteine peptidase; the protein is MSLHRVAAGGVAILLTVAGAAQSFECPEQCTSLCAICGDNPAASAEAFFIYDGVATWEIAWEHETREYFLESADDPTMGEWLPVAGGPWRPGQRRYSTSLPAGAGEFVRLVEIETDGNRRVLDYARQQPTPTPFDRPPAPTVEELRARVDSLLAVRTQGLQSPAGAGTLVVYAPSAFMSDLQAYFDYGTAYGYTVIPESIDGYPTSPDLFRATLKQSIATHAGAGAFYFHLVGDANDWQEFDGPLTSQYWVGSWESVRQSYLDGGFPAGGQPLFNVIPTYAVADTLPPGTNQARWYPYWTSDQPYADVDDDGYPDVVVTRWPATDVTDVVSFVGKTLSYGGLGGGSPLYVAELFVWDWENMSGGHGTGSFIRGVADSVAATLSAFSSVSSLYAFPNYGESGLVGPAVGEWNWNRPDLAVILGSESHRYSPGKFFSKKVGAGSFDVGMLASGHPAFVLGPTCGTGDWSMTEDMDYGPPVCEDFLRHPWDGAIAWAGPSAATWQQGNVEVIVRILDEVVANPDRPMAESWLVTMQRIASEFSDSSPIRETADSYMFFGDPLSRLTSGGGTPTGGSLDQGVPGRLALLPASPNPSWGGSRIHFSVPDCAPVNLAVYDVGGRRLRTLVSEERPQGRYSVQWEGLTDEGRRAAAGVYFVRLDAGREAITRKLVLLR
- a CDS encoding lysophospholipid acyltransferase family protein encodes the protein MIIVNRWAPAVLAPLLFGVTRGTVRKRVHTSLYLAMTNLGRKASATGVDHMVARNFRSLFTDRLHSLVLLLPHWTFRRIVQRSVPPQGAPALEAALAKGKGAIVFSCHMGPYALIPAILSTLFYKVTAVDKLSYLVRPTALAKVEKSNAAYGEDRLETLPVGDGLLLRKLERRLHEGRVVFMMGDYRGTPARGAEPIRFLGHPVHAGRGLAWLHARTGAPLIPAIFTFEKGKPRLEVGEEVNVEGLRTPRDITQRIYKTLEQRILKSPERWALWIDYHLMVSHETLNAEKENNPQ
- a CDS encoding M1 family metallopeptidase produces the protein MNTRRRELGRQVIGKRAGVLVALFATLLAVAPSWAGPELRYDIRASLDTREKTITGMERIVYAHDADGPLDELYLHLYANAYRSEATTAGREAEEQHHDFTLAHTPLKDRGWVEIRSVSVNGRSVSHEVDETLMRIGLPEPAMPGEVLVLEIDFMTKIPRVPHRLQYSGSQFTCAQWYPKMALRDEDGWHKDKYHLVGEFHGEFATYDVRIELPGDYYVGATGHLVEAVGGDNDIPEASAAMRGEAGAGSSGSETTPSAERKTLAFHAERVHDFAWVASPDYVKDSAEWRGVTVTALVLRKDYSGEWENLLEYSLDSIEFYSDRVGMYPYSHLTVVEAASHPNGGMEYPMLSMLDPGLGNWLTKHRLEEVASHEIGHIWWYGIVANDEVQEPWLDEGINQYYTHQYLEWKYGDREWKGPGLVRTLQSLGGDAFSTRDGMIAFLGRGGLNQVIDQPAYHLGGMAEYGTIVYAKGSRVLEMLGAVVGDEVLDDIMRSFYDEYSFRHPSIEDFVRVAETVSGEELDWFFDQWLRTGKSCDYAAGGVSRSSWNESTGEYVTTAEVLREGEIVMPVEAEAILANGERVTETVFAEKEKSLVTFHTESPVEKVVVDPRHRLLEWDRMDNQSGFLPPVQWSGLFHGEQEREPPSAYPVRLNPTLAYNSVDRWRVGVSMGTPRVTLVPHRFLLSVDYGTASEKWNYRSLLVTTTGRNGELSLAASDAAGRRGVAFEWKTPSVVTRVANRARTEMPKKTTRISAGFRDRYNDRYEDPKWSSPGKTTLVEWVGTYENKGYHGFTQGRVEVGAGIDMLDPDYTFRRGWAEASQDLRLGRTGAVLFRFRGTAGLVTDGAPIQERMHVALGVPASTVNPVAFLSRHRGGGGVRGYQTEAAFGTNVLAAGVQLSSKRFSLGPVTPILFFDGGRVGGDGDSRLLDRVVYDAGPEFWIASVLNLSFPVWLSDPPVDEDEFDFRMVVKGNLAF